A stretch of the Bartonella henselae str. Houston-1 genome encodes the following:
- a CDS encoding autotransporter outer membrane beta-barrel domain-containing protein: MSKKILLSYTTTAAIILFNIHSNAYAISLFSGEGENKTAPTQESYENIYALDGGKIHGKDLKIIGPSTQEESIITDISGVEARKFGSMIELEGDTTIKNVSIGLLAKESGTIKMNDGSIQVKKVHIQTPIGIAAVSNGAIILNNVEIDASNQEQSIKTIDETGIGDGTGASLKSGGTLSMTGGSIKSNYLGITLEESSSDKNKLENVKINITNLANATKESIGIRVIKTSKVTLNQVTIRHARTSIHASDSSEITISGGLIQGNHTGINVEKESVITLKNDVEVLSNDHGLSANGLHSKITMQGGKLITAGLQPAVLAGSGGEINLINVVVHIDDLTDIVMHIDDNETQTQKLELERKEAPLTTQGLQAQYAQSKITMIRGSITTTGLNPAVLAGSGGQIDLTNVPMKVHNVGLQAQAEQSKIVMTRGSITTTGMNPAVLAGSGGEIDLNDVVIKTKDIALQAQDKQSKITMRGGKLIKTGPRAAIFVTCGGQIDLLDAQLHTDSNGLAVRGRESKITLKDSEVRANILLVGKPNDEDDNGEANVIADHSILEGGARNSERKPTQIIFSLINGTTWYLKANMQSHKIQKLDLIKKLHSEVFKLNLNNSTIVFRTPREDQYQTLHIGNKSPHLTNNNTTHKTVYNATGDAKIYFNTEWNNEVPKEQQKTDRLLIHGDVSGITTIHFRNLLKGKKTKEKNTGPVNTRGLSLVQVSGKAEENSFKLANGYTTIKGLPYKYTLNAYGPTSSRGKASIEQSFVGEEEDFWDFRLQNAILDAEETISPDTQETNFFNSEEITPLNTEETASLNDGETTPLYSKKAASPDAEETISSDTQETNFFNSEEITPLNTEETASLNDGETTPLYSKKAASPDAEETISSDTQETNFFNSEEITPLNTEETASLNDGETTPLYSKKAASPDAEETISPDTQETNFFDSEEITPLNTEETASLNDGETTPLYSKKAASPDAEETISSDTQETNFFNSEEITPLNTEETASLNDGETTPLYSKKAASPDAEETISPDTQETNFFDSEEITPLNTEETASLNDGETTPLYSKKAASPDAEETISSDTQETNFFDSEEITPLNTEETASLNDGETTPLYSKKAACLNAKGKVRALVPQVASYLVMPNALFSAGLAELNNQNILLENMRTTLFEAKDKKEDNKKSGIFLSSYGHKITLSSNRSPLHYGYGADVHYTAIQAGMTLAALEGQNSTTHFGLLGTYGQLSFTPKGMEGADKSTLDKWSLAAYGNIQHNDGIYVNALFSYGAFKGNITTALIGNTAKLDGSHTVSASATIGHKLETDAKGLVFEPQAQLLYQRLMLGTLSDIDGFNVNMGKPHQWLLRIGGRLTQTIPSDEKGYATSFYGKLNLMKAFSNKSTVQIGDTFYLDAMGDSVEGGLGVNAQLSQNFALHADINYQHKLQKAGVSGINFSAGMRYQF, encoded by the coding sequence ATGTCTAAAAAAATTCTTTTATCATACACAACCACAGCTGCTATAATATTGTTCAATATCCATTCCAACGCATACGCTATATCCCTTTTTTCTGGTGAAGGCGAAAACAAAACCGCTCCAACTCAAGAAAGCTATGAAAATATTTATGCTCTAGATGGTGGTAAAATTCATGGCAAAGATCTCAAGATAATCGGCCCCTCAACCCAAGAAGAATCAATCATAACAGACATAAGCGGTGTAGAAGCCAGAAAATTTGGAAGCATGATTGAACTAGAGGGAGACACAACGATAAAAAATGTCTCAATCGGCTTGTTGGCAAAAGAAAGCGGTACAATTAAAATGAACGACGGCTCCATTCAGGTGAAAAAAGTGCATATACAAACACCAATCGGTATAGCAGCCGTATCAAATGGTGCCATCATCTTAAATAATGTAGAGATTGACGCAAGCAATCAAGAGCAAAGTATAAAGACAATAGATGAAACAGGAATAGGAGATGGAACTGGAGCAAGCTTAAAGAGTGGTGGAACATTGAGTATGACTGGTGGTTCCATTAAATCCAACTATTTAGGCATTACTTTAGAAGAGAGCAGTAGTGATAAAAACAAACTAGAAAATGTAAAAATTAACATCACGAATCTTGCAAATGCCACGAAAGAGAGCATAGGAATAAGAGTCATCAAAACAAGCAAAGTCACTTTGAATCAAGTAACCATTAGGCACGCAAGAACCAGCATACATGCAAGTGATAGTTCTGAAATAACAATATCAGGCGGCTTAATTCAAGGAAATCATACGGGAATAAATGTTGAAAAAGAGAGCGTAATAACTCTAAAAAATGATGTTGAAGTTTTATCGAATGACCATGGACTTTCTGCAAACGGTCTGCACTCAAAAATTACCATGCAAGGAGGGAAACTGATTACAGCTGGTTTACAACCGGCCGTCTTAGCCGGGTCTGGTGGAGAAATTAACCTTATTAATGTTGTTGTACATATTGATGATCTTACCGATATTGTTATGCACATTGATGACAATGAAACACAAACGCAAAAATTAGAATTAGAGAGGAAAGAGGCTCCATTAACAACACAAGGTCTACAAGCACAATATGCACAATCAAAAATCACCATGATAAGAGGATCGATTACCACAACTGGTTTGAATCCTGCAGTTTTAGCTGGGTCTGGCGGACAAATCGATCTCACTAATGTTCCCATGAAAGTGCACAATGTTGGACTACAAGCACAAGCCGAACAGTCAAAAATTGTTATGACAAGAGGATCGATTACTACAACGGGTATGAATCCTGCAGTTTTAGCTGGATCTGGTGGAGAGATTGATCTCAATGATGTTGTTATTAAAACTAAGGATATCGCGCTCCAAGCACAGGATAAGCAATCAAAAATTACCATGAGAGGAGGAAAACTTATCAAAACTGGACCGCGAGCTGCCATCTTTGTAACATGTGGCGGACAGATTGATCTTCTGGATGCTCAATTACATACGGATAGTAATGGGCTAGCAGTACGGGGCAGAGAATCAAAGATCACGCTCAAAGATTCGGAAGTACGTGCCAATATTCTATTAGTAGGAAAGCCTAATGATGAAGATGATAATGGCGAAGCTAACGTGATTGCCGACCACTCTATCTTAGAAGGAGGAGCAAGAAATTCCGAAAGAAAACCTACCCAAATAATCTTTAGTTTAATCAATGGCACAACGTGGTATTTAAAGGCGAATATGCAAAGCCATAAAATCCAAAAACTTGATCTAATCAAAAAGTTACATTCTGAAGTTTTTAAGCTTAATCTCAACAATAGTACCATTGTTTTTAGGACACCAAGAGAAGATCAATATCAAACATTACATATAGGCAATAAATCACCTCACCTCACAAACAACAACACAACGCACAAAACAGTCTACAATGCAACAGGCGATGCAAAGATTTATTTCAATACTGAATGGAATAATGAGGTACCAAAAGAACAACAAAAAACTGATCGACTTCTTATTCATGGTGATGTGTCAGGCATCACAACAATCCATTTTAGGAATCTTTTAAAAGGTAAAAAAACAAAAGAAAAGAATACTGGTCCCGTAAATACGCGTGGGCTCTCACTCGTTCAAGTCTCTGGAAAAGCAGAGGAAAATTCCTTCAAACTTGCAAATGGCTATACTACAATAAAGGGGTTGCCTTATAAATACACACTCAATGCCTATGGACCAACATCAAGCCGCGGGAAAGCGAGTATTGAGCAAAGCTTCGTGGGAGAAGAAGAAGATTTTTGGGATTTCCGCTTACAAAATGCCATTCTTGATGCTGAAGAAACTATCTCACCTGATACTCAAGAAACAAACTTTTTTAATTCTGAAGAAATAACCCCTCTTAATACTGAGGAAACTGCCTCTCTTAATGATGGGGAAACAACTCCCCTTTATTCTAAAAAAGCTGCCTCTCCTGATGCTGAAGAAACTATCTCGTCTGATACTCAAGAAACAAACTTTTTTAATTCTGAAGAAATAACCCCTCTTAACACTGAGGAAACTGCCTCTCTTAATGATGGGGAAACAACTCCCCTTTATTCTAAAAAAGCTGCCTCTCCTGATGCTGAAGAAACTATCTCGTCTGATACTCAAGAAACAAACTTTTTTAATTCTGAAGAAATAACCCCTCTTAACACTGAGGAAACTGCCTCTCTTAATGATGGGGAAACAACTCCCCTTTATTCTAAAAAAGCTGCCTCTCCTGATGCTGAAGAAACTATCTCACCTGATACTCAAGAAACAAACTTTTTTGATTCTGAAGAAATAACCCCTCTTAATACTGAGGAAACTGCCTCTCTTAATGATGGGGAAACAACTCCCCTTTATTCTAAAAAAGCTGCCTCTCCTGATGCTGAAGAAACTATCTCGTCTGATACTCAAGAAACAAACTTTTTTAATTCTGAAGAAATAACCCCTCTTAATACTGAGGAAACTGCCTCTCTTAATGATGGGGAAACAACTCCCCTTTATTCTAAAAAAGCTGCCTCTCCTGATGCTGAAGAAACTATCTCACCTGATACTCAAGAAACAAACTTTTTTGATTCTGAAGAAATAACCCCTCTTAACACTGAGGAAACTGCCTCTCTTAATGATGGGGAAACAACTCCCCTTTATTCTAAAAAAGCTGCCTCTCCTGATGCTGAAGAAACTATCTCGTCTGATACTCAAGAAACAAACTTTTTTGATTCTGAAGAAATAACCCCTCTTAACACTGAGGAAACTGCCTCTCTTAATGATGGGGAAACAACTCCCCTTTATTCTAAAAAAGCTGCCTGTCTTAATGCTAAAGGAAAAGTAAGAGCTCTTGTACCACAAGTAGCCAGTTATTTGGTCATGCCTAACGCTTTATTTTCCGCTGGATTGGCTGAGCTGAATAATCAGAATATACTGTTAGAGAATATGCGGACAACACTCTTTGAAGCAAAGGATAAAAAAGAAGATAACAAAAAGAGTGGGATCTTCTTATCCTCCTATGGCCACAAGATCACATTGTCTTCTAACCGTAGTCCTCTACACTATGGCTATGGTGCTGATGTTCACTATACTGCAATACAAGCAGGCATGACATTAGCAGCATTAGAAGGTCAAAATAGCACCACACATTTTGGTCTTTTGGGGACATACGGACAACTCTCTTTCACTCCAAAGGGCATGGAAGGTGCTGATAAGAGTACACTCGATAAATGGTCACTTGCTGCATATGGAAACATCCAGCATAACGATGGCATCTATGTTAATGCACTGTTCTCCTACGGAGCTTTCAAAGGAAATATCACCACAGCCCTCATTGGGAACACTGCAAAATTGGATGGTTCTCATACTGTAAGTGCATCAGCGACCATCGGACATAAACTAGAAACCGATGCTAAAGGATTGGTCTTTGAACCACAAGCACAACTCCTTTATCAACGCCTCATGCTTGGAACCCTCTCAGATATCGATGGCTTTAACGTGAATATGGGTAAGCCTCATCAATGGTTGCTGCGTATTGGTGGGCGTCTGACACAAACAATACCTTCTGATGAAAAAGGCTATGCCACTTCTTTCTACGGTAAGCTGAACCTTATGAAAGCTTTTAGTAACAAGAGTACAGTACAGATTGGAGATACTTTCTATCTTGATGCTATGGGAGATTCTGTTGAAGGCGGGCTTGGTGTGAATGCGCAACTCTCTCAAAATTTTGCCCTTCATGCGGATATTAATTATCAACACAAGCTCCAAAAAGCAGGTGTATCTGGAATAAACTTCTCTGCTGGAATGCGCTATCAATTTTAA
- a CDS encoding autotransporter family protein: MCKKSNKKNFLLCTIAGTLIFSHFGSTHAKTLLHHEIPTVRTTNGEEKKLNNVFIHTGSSGVHATKKAVATVTKETIHEIPEIQVTDGKEKAFDNVFIRTGSSGVYATKKAVATVTKATIHANSFALAVSTGGRVNAKEIEANVLQGGLSITNGIINVQDSIIEAKKESGIIFHKILDFFVKEGEEVVNKAILNNTKLLVRDGVGIVGPLSSKSVAEVQLRNSEIRSDVLLKNHLKKATDSDPHPVTLILTADNSIMEGRARTLQVNTTVFNLSNNSKWYLNVSQYDVDRDSSVFNYALHDIQQRALSTVSVLNLHNSSIVFNAPHALANGHYQTLSVGKIQTAEDSRLQENRDSSLATVYNATGNAKIYFNTEWSDGLPKEKQKADRLLIHGNVSGTTTIHINNLSKGEITRSKDSIPLNTRGLSIVQVSGKAEENSFKLANGYTTIGGLPYKYTLNAYGPTSNRGKANAEQSRLGEVSQESKENAPVTNTNHLVLGGVVVEIEQDIKGEPTSNRGKANAEQSLGGENKNFWDFRLQSATLDDEGEIRALVPQVASYLVMPNALFSAGLAELNNQNILLENMRTTLFEAKDKKEDNKKSGIFLSSYGHKITLSSNRSPLHYGYGADVHYTAIQAGVTLAALEGQNSTTHFGLLGTYGKLSFTPKGMEGADKSTLDKWSLAAYGNIQHNDGIYVNALFSYGAFKGNITTALIGNTAKLDGSHTVSASATIGHKLETDAKGLVFEPQAQLLYQRLMFDTLSDIDGFNVNMGKPHQWLLRIGGRLTQTIPSDEKGYATSFYGKLNLMKAFSNKSTVQIGDTFYLDAMGDSVEGGLGVNAQLSQNFALHADINYQHKLQKAGVSGINFSAGMRYQF; the protein is encoded by the coding sequence ATGTGTAAAAAATCTAATAAGAAAAATTTTTTGTTATGTACAATTGCTGGAACTTTGATTTTCTCTCATTTCGGTTCAACTCATGCAAAGACACTATTACACCATGAAATCCCTACCGTTCGTACAACTAATGGAGAAGAAAAAAAACTTAATAATGTTTTTATACACACTGGATCTTCTGGAGTGCATGCTACTAAAAAAGCAGTCGCTACAGTTACAAAAGAAACAATACATGAAATTCCTGAGATTCAAGTGACAGATGGAAAAGAAAAGGCTTTTGATAATGTTTTTATACGTACTGGATCTTCTGGAGTGTATGCTACTAAAAAAGCAGTCGCTACAGTTACAAAAGCAACAATACACGCAAATTCGTTTGCACTTGCTGTATCAACAGGTGGGCGCGTTAATGCTAAGGAAATTGAAGCAAATGTCCTGCAGGGTGGTCTATCAATTACAAACGGTATAATTAATGTTCAAGATTCAATCATAGAAGCTAAAAAAGAATCTGGTATCATTTTTCACAAAATTCTAGATTTTTTTGTAAAAGAGGGTGAAGAAGTTGTAAATAAGGCAATTCTTAACAATACAAAACTTCTTGTAAGAGACGGTGTTGGTATTGTAGGACCTTTGTCTTCAAAATCTGTTGCTGAAGTTCAACTTAGAAATTCGGAAATTCGTTCCGATGTATTACTAAAAAATCATCTAAAAAAGGCAACAGATTCAGACCCTCATCCTGTTACTCTTATATTAACCGCTGATAATTCGATTATGGAAGGAAGAGCAAGAACCTTGCAAGTAAATACGACAGTTTTTAATTTAAGCAATAACAGTAAGTGGTATTTAAATGTGAGTCAATACGACGTAGATCGTGACTCTAGTGTATTTAACTATGCTCTTCATGATATTCAACAACGAGCACTTTCTACCGTTTCAGTATTAAACCTTCATAATAGCTCTATCGTGTTTAATGCGCCACATGCACTGGCAAATGGCCATTATCAAACCTTGAGTGTAGGAAAGATACAAACAGCTGAGGATTCTAGACTACAGGAAAATAGGGATTCCAGTCTAGCAACCGTTTACAATGCAACAGGCAATGCAAAAATTTATTTCAATACCGAATGGAGTGATGGTCTACCAAAAGAAAAACAAAAAGCTGACCGTTTGCTTATTCATGGGAATGTTTCAGGTACCACAACAATCCATATCAATAATCTTTCAAAAGGTGAAATAACCAGATCAAAAGATTCTATTCCCTTAAATACACGTGGTCTCTCAATTGTTCAAGTCTCTGGAAAAGCAGAGGAAAACTCCTTCAAACTAGCAAATGGCTACACCACAATAGGTGGCTTACCTTATAAATATACGCTCAATGCCTATGGACCAACATCCAACCGTGGGAAAGCGAATGCTGAGCAAAGCCGTTTGGGAGAAGTATCTCAAGAATCAAAAGAAAATGCTCCTGTAACCAACACTAACCACCTTGTATTAGGGGGCGTGGTTGTGGAAATTGAGCAAGATATAAAAGGTGAACCAACATCCAACCGTGGGAAAGCGAATGCTGAGCAAAGTCTCGGAGGAGAAAATAAGAATTTTTGGGATTTCCGTTTACAAAGTGCTACCCTTGACGATGAAGGGGAGATCCGAGCTCTTGTACCACAAGTAGCCAGTTATTTGGTCATGCCTAACGCTTTATTTTCCGCTGGATTGGCTGAGCTGAATAATCAGAATATACTGTTAGAGAATATGCGGACAACACTCTTTGAAGCAAAGGATAAAAAAGAAGATAACAAAAAGAGTGGGATCTTCTTATCCTCCTATGGCCACAAGATCACATTGTCTTCTAACCGTAGTCCTCTACACTATGGCTATGGTGCTGATGTTCACTATACTGCAATACAAGCAGGCGTGACATTAGCAGCATTAGAAGGTCAAAATAGCACCACACATTTTGGTCTTTTGGGGACATACGGAAAACTCTCTTTCACTCCAAAGGGCATGGAAGGTGCTGATAAGAGTACACTCGATAAATGGTCACTTGCTGCATATGGAAACATCCAGCATAACGATGGCATCTATGTTAATGCACTGTTCTCCTACGGAGCTTTCAAAGGAAATATCACCACAGCCCTCATTGGGAACACTGCAAAATTGGATGGTTCTCATACTGTAAGTGCATCAGCGACCATCGGACATAAACTAGAAACCGATGCTAAAGGATTGGTCTTTGAACCACAAGCACAACTCCTTTATCAACGCCTCATGTTTGACACCCTCTCAGATATCGATGGTTTTAACGTGAATATGGGTAAGCCTCATCAATGGTTGCTGCGTATTGGTGGGCGTCTGACACAAACGATACCTTCTGATGAAAAAGGCTATGCCACTTCTTTCTACGGTAAGCTGAACCTTATGAAAGCTTTTAGTAACAAGAGTACAGTACAGATTGGAGATACTTTCTATCTTGATGCTATGGGAGATTCTGTTGAAGGCGGGCTTGGTGTGAATGCGCAACTCTCTCAAAATTTTGCCCTTCATGCAGATATTAATTATCAACACAAGCTCCAAAAAGCAGGTGTATCTGGAATAAACTTCTCTGCTGGAATGCGCTATCAATTTTAA
- a CDS encoding autotransporter family protein, whose translation MCKKSNKKNFLLCTIAGTLIFSHFGSTHAKTLLHHEIPTVRTTNGEEKKLNNVFVRGEYNAAIANTGRIIITNSIMHSDGTLLAGVAGGRLNAKGIIGKTKERGLSLTNGIINVEDSIINVTEHGKGYGIIFDYILSSKIKEGEEVVNKAILNNTKLLVRDGVGIVGPYYSKAVSNEVHLKNSEIRSDMLLKNKTAPGNTEPATFTLNADNSIIEGRVKTFPQNKTVFNLNNNSKWYLKISLFEMEDDFSLFDYKLLDIKQRAQSIVSVLNLHNSSIVFSAPHKLVNGHYQTLHVGKIQTAEDSRLQENRTSNLATVYNAIGDAKIYFNTEWSDGLEKEQQKTDRLFVHGNVSGTTTLYFKNLSKNEETKEESAVPLNTRGVSLVQVFGKAEENSFKLANGYTTMGGLPYKYMLNAYGPTSNRGKANAEQSLGGENKNFWDFRLQSATLDDEGEIRALVPQVASYLVMPNALFSAGLAELNNQNILLENMRTTLFEAKDKKEDNKKSGIFLSSYGHKITLSSNRSPLHYGYGADVHYTAIQAGMTLAALEGQNSTTHFGLLGTYGQLSFTPKGMEGADKSTLDKWSLAAYGNIQHNDGIYVNALFSYGAFKGNITTALIGNTAKLDGSHTVSASATIGHKLETDAKGLVFEPQAQLLYQRLMLGTLSDIDGFNVNMGKPHQWLLRIGGRLTQTIPSDEKGYATSFYGKLNLMKAFSNKSTVQIGDTFYLDAMGDSVEGGLGVNAQLSQNFALHADINYQHKLQKAGVSGINFSAGIRYQF comes from the coding sequence ATGTGTAAAAAATCTAATAAGAAAAATTTTTTGTTATGTACAATTGCTGGAACTTTGATTTTCTCTCATTTCGGTTCAACTCATGCAAAGACACTATTACACCATGAAATCCCTACCGTTCGTACAACTAATGGAGAAGAAAAAAAACTTAATAATGTTTTTGTTCGCGGTGAATATAATGCAGCGATCGCTAATACAGGTCGTATTATCATTACAAACTCAATAATGCACTCAGATGGCACTTTGCTTGCTGGAGTAGCAGGCGGACGGCTTAATGCGAAAGGAATTATAGGAAAGACGAAAGAGCGTGGTTTATCACTTACAAACGGTATAATTAATGTTGAAGATTCAATCATAAACGTTACAGAACACGGGAAAGGCTATGGTATCATTTTTGATTACATTCTTAGCTCCAAAATAAAAGAGGGTGAAGAAGTTGTAAATAAGGCAATTCTTAACAATACAAAACTTCTTGTAAGAGACGGTGTTGGTATTGTAGGGCCTTACTACTCAAAAGCTGTTAGTAATGAGGTGCACCTTAAAAACTCAGAAATTCGTTCTGATATGTTGTTAAAAAATAAAACCGCACCCGGCAATACTGAACCTGCAACTTTTACATTAAACGCTGACAATTCGATTATAGAAGGAAGAGTAAAAACATTCCCCCAAAATAAAACGGTTTTTAATCTGAATAATAACAGCAAGTGGTACCTAAAGATTAGTCTATTTGAAATGGAGGATGATTTTAGCCTATTTGATTACAAACTGCTTGATATTAAGCAGCGGGCACAATCTATCGTTTCAGTATTAAACCTTCATAATAGCTCTATCGTGTTTAGTGCACCACATAAATTGGTAAATGGCCATTATCAAACCTTGCATGTAGGAAAGATACAAACAGCTGAGGATTCTAGACTACAGGAAAATAGGACTTCCAATCTAGCAACCGTTTACAATGCAATAGGCGATGCAAAAATTTATTTCAATACCGAATGGAGTGATGGTCTAGAAAAAGAACAGCAAAAAACTGATCGTCTTTTTGTCCATGGGAATGTATCCGGTACGACAACACTCTATTTCAAGAATCTTTCAAAGAATGAGGAAACAAAAGAAGAAAGTGCTGTTCCTTTAAACACGCGTGGTGTCTCGCTCGTTCAAGTCTTTGGAAAAGCAGAGGAAAACTCCTTCAAGCTAGCAAATGGCTACACCACAATGGGTGGCTTACCTTATAAATATATGCTCAATGCCTATGGACCAACATCCAACCGTGGAAAAGCGAATGCTGAGCAAAGTCTCGGAGGAGAAAATAAGAATTTTTGGGATTTCCGTTTACAAAGTGCTACCCTTGACGATGAAGGGGAGATCCGAGCTCTTGTACCACAAGTAGCCAGTTATTTGGTCATGCCTAACGCTTTATTTTCCGCTGGATTGGCTGAGCTGAATAATCAGAATATACTGTTAGAGAATATGCGGACAACACTCTTTGAAGCAAAGGATAAAAAAGAAGATAACAAAAAGAGTGGGATCTTCTTATCCTCCTATGGCCACAAGATCACATTGTCTTCTAACCGTAGTCCTCTACACTATGGCTATGGTGCTGATGTTCACTATACTGCAATACAAGCAGGCATGACATTAGCAGCATTAGAAGGTCAAAATAGCACCACACATTTTGGTCTTTTGGGGACATACGGACAACTCTCTTTCACTCCAAAGGGCATGGAAGGTGCTGATAAGAGTACACTCGATAAATGGTCACTTGCTGCATATGGAAACATCCAGCATAACGATGGCATCTATGTTAATGCACTGTTCTCCTACGGAGCTTTCAAAGGAAATATCACCACAGCCCTCATTGGGAACACTGCAAAATTGGATGGTTCTCATACTGTAAGTGCATCAGCGACCATCGGACATAAACTAGAAACCGATGCTAAAGGATTGGTCTTTGAACCACAAGCACAACTCCTTTATCAACGCCTCATGCTTGGAACCCTCTCAGATATCGATGGCTTTAACGTGAATATGGGTAAGCCTCATCAATGGTTGCTGCGTATTGGTGGGCGTCTGACACAAACGATACCTTCTGATGAAAAAGGCTATGCCACTTCTTTCTACGGTAAGCTGAACCTTATGAAAGCTTTTAGTAACAAGAGTACAGTACAGATTGGAGATACTTTCTATCTTGATGCTATGGGAGATTCTGTTGAAGGCGGGCTTGGTGTGAATGCGCAACTCTCTCAAAATTTTGCCCTTCATGCGGATATTAATTATCAACACAAGCTCCAAAAAGCAGGTGTATCTGGAATAAACTTCTCTGCTGGAATACGCTATCAATTTTAA